A stretch of DNA from Yoonia sp. G8-12:
CTCTTCCATCCAGATGTTCTGGTTCGTGGAGGTGGTGGTGGCCGAAAGCAGGGCCACTTCACCGCCATCTGGCAGGTGATCGGCAGCTAGCTTGATGATCATGTTACCGATCAGCGGGTTGGAGGATGGGTTCAGGTGCAACTGACGGCCTTCGGGGGCCACGCCGGAATCCCAGCTGATAACCGTGATGCCGCGCTGCATGGCGCGCTGGAGTGCGGGAACCAATGCGTCTGTGTCGTTCGCGGAAATCGCAATCGCGTCGACTTGCTGGGCGATCAAAGCGTTGATGACTTCGATCTGGCCTTCGGCCGTGGTGTCGGTTGGACCCGTGTAGATGATCTCGACATTGCCAAGCTCGGCGGCGGCCTCTTCAGCACCTTCTGCAGCAGCTTCAAAGAACCCGATGCCAAGTGCTTTGACGACAATCGCGATGCGCACGTCGTCTTGTGCGAATGCTGGCGTGGCGATCATCGCGGCTGCCATTGCAGCGGATGCTGCCAGTTTCTTAAATACACTCATGGTTTTCCTCCCTGGAGTGGTTGCAATCAGGCTGGCAGAGACGCCACCCCCTCTTTCTGCGCAGCACCGGAGGGCACCACGATCAGTGTTACATCCGCCGATTCCAGCATGGCCGCCGTGCGGTCATCGATCTTATCGTCGGTGATTATTGTGTCGATCCGCTCAAGTGGGCACAGCACGAGGCTGGAGCGTTGTTCAAACTTGGTGCTGTCCACCAAAACGATCAATTCTTCGGCTTGGCCAATTAGCTTTTGTTCGGCCTGGATCAGCAAAGGATCGCCTTCCATAAGGCCAAGCGGGCCGATGCCCTGCGCGCCCATGAACATGCGTTTGGCGTAGAAGTTGCGTGTCACGTCATTGTCAAACGGCGATAGAATGATGTTTTGTTCGCGGTAGATGATCCCTCCAGACAACATCACCGTGTTTTGGGTGTTCTTCAGCAGATGTTCAGCAATCGGGAATGAATTGGTAAAGACCTGCATCCGTCGCGATGCAAGCGGGTGGACCATCTGAAAAGTTGTTGTGCCGCCGTTGATAATGATTGGCTCGCCATCTTCACATAATTCAACAGCGGCGGCGGCAATCGCCTGTTTTTCTGCACTGTTCAGTGTCTCGTTGACAGAAAATGGTCGCCCGGCGAGGCCGACAAAAGGAGTCGTTGTTAGGGCTTCTGCACCACCGCGCACCCGACGCAGCTGCTTTCTCTTGTCCAACGTATTGATGTCACGACGCACCGTCGCTTCGGATGCACCAGTCAACGAGCACAGGTCAATGACAGTCACAAGTGAGCGGTCTTGAACGGCAGATAGGATGACTCTGTGGCGATCGTTTTCGTGCATCGGGTGTCCCTTTGGTTGCTCTGAGCGTGGGGCGAATCGCAGCAGCTTGTCAATCATTATTCGTCACGTTCAATCATTCTGCGGTGCAGCATGATTGTTTGTGATTGAAATTGATTGACTTGCCTGCAACCTGCCGTCACGTTGATATCGAATAGTTAGTCCTAACCCGCCGTCCACGGAGACACACATGACCTCTTCAAAAAACAGCCAACGTCTTGAAAATAAATGGGATGCCGTCCGCGCAAGCAAGATGAGTGAGCCGGAGAAACTGCTTTATCGCTCCAACCTCCTAGGCTCGGATAAGAGAATCACAAACTACGGTGGCGGCAATACTTCCGCAAAAGTAATGCAAGATGATCCGCTGACGGGTGACGTGACCGAGGTGCTGTGGGTCAAAGGATCGGGCGGCGACGTTGGCTCGATCAAAATGGACGGGTTCTCAACGCTCTACATGGACAAACTGAACGCGCTACGCGGGCTTTATCGCGGGGTCGAGTTTGAGGACGAGATGGTCGCATATCTTCCCCATTGCACGTTCAACCTGAATCCGCGCGCGGCCTCAATCGACACACCGCTTCATGCCTACGTGCCCGCAAAACATGTGGACCACATGCACCCAGATGCAATCATCGCGATCGCTGCCGCCAAAGACAGCAAAGCGCTGACGCAACAGATCTTCGGTGACAGCATTGGCTGGCTGCCTTGGAAAAAACCGGGCTACGAATTGGGCCTTTGGCTCTCGGATTTCTGCGAAAAGAACCCAGATGCGAAGGGGGTCGTCCTTGAAAGCCACGGGCTGTTCACGTGGGCGGATGACGCAAAAGACTGCTATGAGCTGACGCTGAATGTCATTCAAACGGCGATGGATTGGTTCGCCAAGGAAACTACCGGCAAAAATGCATTTGGAGGGCCGGTTCACACCAGCCTTGATGCAGATGCACGCCGCGCCACTGCCGCGCGCCTGATGCCTGCCATCCGTGGATATGTATCCGGCCAACAGCATATGGTCGGCCATTTCACCGACAGCGATGCGGTGCTCGAATTCGTCAATGCCAAGGACATGGAACGGCTTGCAGCACTCGGCACGTCTTGTCCCGACCATTTCTTGCGCACGAAAATCTGCCCGCTTGTGGTCGATTTTGACCCCGCCAAACCGGACGTGGACGCCACGATTGCTGGCCTTGACGCCGCCATCGCCGACTACCGCGTCGGCTATCAGGCCTATTATGATCGCTGCAAACGCGATGACAGCCCAGCCATCCGTGACCCCAACGCGGTCGTCTACCTGATCCCTGGCGTGGGCATGATCACCTTTGCCAAGGACAAGGCGACAGCCCGCATTTCAGGAGAATTCTACGTCAACGCCATCAACGTGATGCGCGGAGCCGATGGTGTCTCCGAATACCAAGGCCTCCCCGAACAAGAGGCCTTCGACATCGAATACTGGCTTCTGGAAGAGGCTAAACTGCAACGCATGCCCGCGCCAAAATCCATGGCTGGCCGCGTAGCCTTGGTCACTGGCGGCGCTGGCGGCATTGGCGCTGCCACCGCCGAGCGTTACCTGCGCGAAGGCGCCTGCGTGATGCTGGCAGATATTGATGACGCAGCTCTTGCCGAAACCTTTGAGGGTCTGAGCGCGAAATTCTCTACCGATGTTGTGCGCACCGTGAACATGAACGTCACCGATGAGTCCGCTGTCGCATCCGCATACAGTGATATCGTAGCTGAATTCGGCGGCGTCGATATCCTTGTGTCCAACGCAGGCATCGCCAGCTCTGCCCCTATCCAGGAGACGAGCCTTGATCTGTGGAACAAGAACATGTCCATCCTGTCCACGGGTTACTTTTTGGTAAGCCGCGAAGCATTCAAGCTGTTCAAGGTTCAGGACATGGGCGGTGCGATTGTATTCGTCGCCTCCAAGAACGGCCTTGCTGCGTCTCCGAATGCATCGGCCTATTGCACAGCAAAAGCGTCCGAGATTCACCTTGCCCGTTGCCTCGCGCTTGAAGGAGCGTCCATGGGTGTCCGTGTGAACGTCGTGAACCCGGATGCGGTGCTCAAGGGGTCCAAAATCTGGCAAGGTGAATGGCTCGACCAGAGGGCAGATACCTACGGCACCGACAAGGACGGGTTGGAAGAGATGTATCGCGACCGCTCTATGTTGAAACGCTCGGTGCTGCCCGAGGATATCGCGGAAGCCGCCTATTTCCTTGCGTCCGATCTGTCGGCCAAATCAACAGGCAACATCATCAACGTCGATGCCGGCAATAAAGAAGCGTTCACGCGCTAAGAGCCGCAGGGAGGACACAACATGAGCTATAACAGCGCAA
This window harbors:
- the rhaS gene encoding rhamnose ABC transporter substrate-binding protein — translated: MSVFKKLAASAAMAAAMIATPAFAQDDVRIAIVVKALGIGFFEAAAEGAEEAAAELGNVEIIYTGPTDTTAEGQIEVINALIAQQVDAIAISANDTDALVPALQRAMQRGITVISWDSGVAPEGRQLHLNPSSNPLIGNMIIKLAADHLPDGGEVALLSATTTSTNQNIWMEEMMAVMGDYPGIDVVATVYGDDLADKSYREATGLMQSYPDLDAIIAPTSVGIVAAAQAVVDAGKVGQVNVTGLGLPSEMAGAIESGASQSFAIWNPIDLGYSATMLAYELSQNGVEAAPGAEIPMGRMGSLTLDENNEGAMADPFVYDASNIDQFKSIF
- a CDS encoding DeoR/GlpR family DNA-binding transcription regulator — protein: MHENDRHRVILSAVQDRSLVTVIDLCSLTGASEATVRRDINTLDKRKQLRRVRGGAEALTTTPFVGLAGRPFSVNETLNSAEKQAIAAAAVELCEDGEPIIINGGTTTFQMVHPLASRRMQVFTNSFPIAEHLLKNTQNTVMLSGGIIYREQNIILSPFDNDVTRNFYAKRMFMGAQGIGPLGLMEGDPLLIQAEQKLIGQAEELIVLVDSTKFEQRSSLVLCPLERIDTIITDDKIDDRTAAMLESADVTLIVVPSGAAQKEGVASLPA
- a CDS encoding bifunctional rhamnulose-1-phosphate aldolase/short-chain dehydrogenase → MTSSKNSQRLENKWDAVRASKMSEPEKLLYRSNLLGSDKRITNYGGGNTSAKVMQDDPLTGDVTEVLWVKGSGGDVGSIKMDGFSTLYMDKLNALRGLYRGVEFEDEMVAYLPHCTFNLNPRAASIDTPLHAYVPAKHVDHMHPDAIIAIAAAKDSKALTQQIFGDSIGWLPWKKPGYELGLWLSDFCEKNPDAKGVVLESHGLFTWADDAKDCYELTLNVIQTAMDWFAKETTGKNAFGGPVHTSLDADARRATAARLMPAIRGYVSGQQHMVGHFTDSDAVLEFVNAKDMERLAALGTSCPDHFLRTKICPLVVDFDPAKPDVDATIAGLDAAIADYRVGYQAYYDRCKRDDSPAIRDPNAVVYLIPGVGMITFAKDKATARISGEFYVNAINVMRGADGVSEYQGLPEQEAFDIEYWLLEEAKLQRMPAPKSMAGRVALVTGGAGGIGAATAERYLREGACVMLADIDDAALAETFEGLSAKFSTDVVRTVNMNVTDESAVASAYSDIVAEFGGVDILVSNAGIASSAPIQETSLDLWNKNMSILSTGYFLVSREAFKLFKVQDMGGAIVFVASKNGLAASPNASAYCTAKASEIHLARCLALEGASMGVRVNVVNPDAVLKGSKIWQGEWLDQRADTYGTDKDGLEEMYRDRSMLKRSVLPEDIAEAAYFLASDLSAKSTGNIINVDAGNKEAFTR